CTTGTGGCCGACTTCAAGTGCAAGCCCAGGTCCATGATGAGAATAAGTCATCACTTTCCTCGTGCCTTCACCGGTTTCCACCCCCTTTTCTCTCAGAAGAAGCATAGCTAATGCATGTACCTTATCAAAACGGATTGCTGATCTGTAGTGAGCCCTTAAATCCTCTAAAGACACGAACAGCTCATTCTTAAGATGGTCATCCAGAGCTGGATAATTATGAGTCCTCTTACTATCTTCCATCTGATTATCTATATGGGGGATGTAAAGCATTTCGCAAGGGGAAGTTGGCTGATTTATTAATATGAGCCAAATAACGAAAATGGTTTGACTATCTAATAGTTAGCCCTATCTCTGCCCTAAAGGGCGGAGTATTACGGGCTCACATTAATGTCAAACCATTTTCGGGATTGAAAATCCCGACCTAAAGGTGGGTATTATCCATCCCATAAAAATCCCGCTTGTCGAGATTTTCAATAATATAAATTTATAATATAGAAAATAATTATTTTAACCATAAAGTTTATAAATGGTTACCATGGGCAAGTGAATATGCTTCATACAATCCTTCAAGGATCAAGAATAGATGGAACTCCAGTAGACATTAGACTTGATTCAGTTGTGCCGAAAGGAGCGATGCTGATCTACACTGGAACAGACCTTGACAATGAAAATAGGCTTTTTGTCAAGGCAGAACCAGCGTCCCAAGCCGGCAAGAGCAGGATGTTCGACACAGAACTGCATGCATTGAGGGAGGTCAATGGTGATCCTAGGATTGTAAGCCTCTATGCTACAGGAGAATATCCTCGCGCTGATCCGGCAAATCTTCGGACAGGAAGATTCCTTGCCCTGCCGCTGCTGAGACCTGGGACAGACCTGGAGAAGCACGTCGAAGAGAATGGACCGATGCAAGCAGAACCTGCAGTAAGGATGATGGATGACATGCTTGCAGGAGTACAAGCATATCATGAGAGAGGGATAGTGCACAGGGACATCAAACCGGCAAATATCGTGCTCGACAGAAAAGGATGGAGACTGGTGGATCCAGGAGTCTCAAAATGCAAAGGCATCGCTGAGATTGTCGGCGGGCTGACAGGTACACCAGGATACATGGCACCAGAGATGATAGTCAGCAATGAGCTCGGTGATAATTTCTATTTGAATCTTCCATGGATTCCTAATGTTGCAAGAACAACATCAGTAGACACGCACAGTGATGTCTACTGCGCAGGACTTGTTGCATATTATGCACTGACAGGCATGGATGCATATGGCAAGACAGGATCAGTGCTAGGCCTGGCAATGAGAAACCTGAGCGGAGAATTCATACCTCTTGGGCAGACAATGATAGGGAAGGCATTGCCTCCCAGACTTGTTGATGTCGTGGATAGCTCATTGAGCATGGACTACAAGCAGAGGCCGACAGTGCCAGAGTTCAGGCAAGGCCTGAGAGAAGTCTAAGCGATCATTTAACAGCAATCCTTTAATACTTTGGCAGAATCCCCGGGACATATGGAAGAACCCGGCAGCATAAGGAGACTTGACCTGTATTTCCACAAGGATTTCGATGGAGTGATCAGCGCACTCGCCTACAAAGAGATGGTGCAGGTTCCCGGCTTGACTGTTGTGCCGAAGGAGGCGCAGTATGGAGAGATACTTAGTCAAGAGGTACCTGCTGGAGATATCAATGCTCTTGTTGATTTCGCAGAAGGTTTTGACGGTCTACAGCATCATATCGATCATCATTCAGGATCATACCAGGCCAATGCAAGCTGTATCACAGAGTTCTACCCAGGAGCAAAATCAAATGCAGGTGTACTGATCACAGAATTGCTTAAGCGCGGAGGCCAGAGCATATTACTCCTATCATTGATGGCAGAGGCTGCTGACTGCATAGATTCTGCTGGACATCATGAACTTGGATTCTCACACAATGAACAGAGACGATATATAATTGATGAAGAGGTGGAATCCTGCTGTGATATGCAACTCAAGATGCAGCATTACTTTGCACTGAACAAGACACTCATGGCGCTGAAGAACAAGCATGTCGGAAGCAAGAGGTATCTTGAAAGGTTTGTGCAGGATTGCGAAACATGGCATCCTGTCGAGATGCTGCATCTTGCTTATGAGCTGGCGCTGCAAGTCAAGGTCAAAGGAAAACCTTTGTTTGAGGGAAGCCCCAGAGAATTCTTTGAGATGCTCCAGAAGAATGGGGATGATTACAGGCATAGGTTCGGGCAGAGCGGCAAGCCTGTGTTTGACGACGGCATACTTGTGCTCAATCAACCCATCACATCAATGTTTGCACTCGGCAGCTATGACCGGTACGTTCCATTCGAAGCTTATCCAGACACAAGATTCCTCATCAATAACTGGCCAGGCATGGGACTATTGCAGGTGTCATGCAATCCAGCAAGACAGAGCGATGCTGACTTGATCTCTGTCGTGGAAGAAGGGATC
The nucleotide sequence above comes from Candidatus Woesearchaeota archaeon. Encoded proteins:
- a CDS encoding protein kinase, whose translation is MLHTILQGSRIDGTPVDIRLDSVVPKGAMLIYTGTDLDNENRLFVKAEPASQAGKSRMFDTELHALREVNGDPRIVSLYATGEYPRADPANLRTGRFLALPLLRPGTDLEKHVEENGPMQAEPAVRMMDDMLAGVQAYHERGIVHRDIKPANIVLDRKGWRLVDPGVSKCKGIAEIVGGLTGTPGYMAPEMIVSNELGDNFYLNLPWIPNVARTTSVDTHSDVYCAGLVAYYALTGMDAYGKTGSVLGLAMRNLSGEFIPLGQTMIGKALPPRLVDVVDSSLSMDYKQRPTVPEFRQGLREV